From Echinicola soli, a single genomic window includes:
- a CDS encoding sugar kinase, whose protein sequence is MNKRVITLGEIMMRLSTPGHERFVSSNNYNIVYGGAEANVAISLANWGVSTAHVTAFPKSDIGKAALQYLRFAGLDTQYVFFEEGRMGLYFVENGAMQRSSKIIYDRFDSVFANFDGSFIDWKRVFEGADWFHWTGITPAISASAARICEAAVNAASELGVKISGDINYRRNLWQYGKQPLDIMPDLIAKTNLIIAGLTDFENCMDIHETDYTTACKKAQEKCPSIQYISTTYRKSISASHNGLSGVIWNGKELLESKSYDMTHIVDRVGGGDAYMAGLIYGLLEGADQEALEFAVAASVLKHSIPGDANFVSVDEVAQLVKGENVGKLLR, encoded by the coding sequence ATGAATAAACGAGTAATCACACTCGGAGAAATCATGATGAGACTCTCTACTCCGGGCCACGAAAGATTTGTTAGTAGTAATAATTATAATATCGTATATGGCGGAGCAGAGGCCAACGTGGCAATTTCGCTCGCCAATTGGGGCGTATCCACAGCACACGTGACGGCATTCCCTAAGAGCGATATCGGCAAAGCAGCCCTTCAGTACTTGCGATTTGCAGGGCTGGATACACAGTATGTGTTTTTTGAGGAAGGAAGAATGGGGCTGTATTTTGTGGAAAATGGAGCTATGCAGCGATCTTCCAAAATTATTTATGACCGTTTTGATTCCGTATTTGCCAATTTTGATGGCAGCTTCATTGACTGGAAAAGAGTCTTTGAAGGAGCGGATTGGTTTCACTGGACAGGAATTACCCCTGCTATATCTGCTTCTGCTGCAAGGATATGCGAAGCAGCGGTTAATGCAGCAAGTGAACTTGGAGTCAAAATAAGTGGCGACATCAATTACCGTAGAAACCTTTGGCAGTATGGCAAACAACCGCTGGACATCATGCCAGATCTGATCGCCAAAACCAATTTGATCATTGCCGGGTTAACGGACTTTGAAAACTGTATGGACATCCACGAGACAGATTATACTACTGCTTGTAAAAAGGCACAGGAAAAATGCCCTTCCATTCAATACATTTCGACTACTTATCGAAAAAGCATTAGTGCCAGCCATAACGGCCTTTCGGGGGTAATCTGGAATGGCAAGGAACTTTTAGAAAGCAAAAGCTATGACATGACGCATATCGTGGATCGCGTAGGTGGTGGCGATGCCTATATGGCTGGGCTTATCTATGGATTGCTGGAAGGCGCAGACCAAGAGGCACTGGAGTTTGCTGTGGCGGCTTCTGTATTAAAGCATTCCATTCCAGGAGATGCCAATTTTGTTTCAGTGGACGAAGTGGCCCAATTGGTGAAAGGTGAAAATGTAGGAAAATTATTAAGATAG
- a CDS encoding UxaA family hydrolase yields the protein MLHKILKIHPKDNVLVALTDLKAGEKIEFEANEIMLTHDVKAKHKFAENSFATDEDIYMYGIICGKAMNNIAKGEVLTTQNVAHKTSEFTGVRDFKPWNSPDVSKWADRTFMGYHRKDGQVGTANYWLVIPLVFCENRNIEIMKNAFVEELGFAKPNKYKSFVKQMKDLYAQGKKEQISELSVETAEQDGESRIFKNIDGIKFLTHQGGCGGIRQDSEMLCGLIAGYINNPNVAGATILSLGCQNAQPAILREKLDKVNPDLKKPVIILEQQQEGTENILLTNAIQQTFLALTDADQLERQPAPLSKLTVGLECGGSDGFSGISANPSVGHASDLVVALGGKTILSEFPELCGVEQELINRCTTDESADKFVSLMRAYAASAEAVGSGFDMNPSPGNIKDGLITDAMKSAGAAKKGGTSPIVDVLDYAEYAKKPGLNLLCTPGNDVESTTAMAGSGANVILFTTGLGTPTGNPVTPVLKVSSNHILAKKMDDIIDINTGGVISGDKTIDQMGEEILEHIIEVASGTKKAKAQLLNQDDFIPWKRGVSL from the coding sequence ATGTTACATAAAATCTTAAAGATTCACCCAAAAGATAATGTGTTGGTTGCACTAACTGACCTAAAAGCTGGTGAGAAAATTGAGTTTGAGGCAAATGAAATCATGCTGACGCATGATGTAAAGGCAAAGCACAAATTTGCAGAAAATAGCTTTGCTACTGATGAAGATATATATATGTATGGTATCATCTGTGGAAAAGCCATGAACAACATCGCAAAGGGTGAAGTATTGACAACTCAAAATGTAGCTCATAAGACTTCAGAATTTACAGGGGTTAGGGATTTTAAACCATGGAATTCCCCTGATGTCAGCAAATGGGCCGACCGTACCTTTATGGGCTATCACCGTAAAGATGGACAGGTAGGTACCGCCAATTATTGGTTGGTAATACCGCTAGTATTCTGCGAAAACAGAAACATCGAAATCATGAAAAATGCTTTTGTAGAAGAATTAGGCTTTGCGAAGCCAAATAAATACAAAAGCTTCGTGAAACAGATGAAAGACCTTTATGCCCAAGGTAAAAAAGAACAAATCTCCGAGCTCAGCGTAGAGACAGCTGAGCAAGACGGGGAATCACGGATATTTAAAAATATTGACGGTATCAAATTCCTAACACACCAAGGTGGATGTGGTGGAATCAGGCAGGATTCTGAGATGCTCTGTGGCTTGATCGCTGGCTATATCAATAATCCAAATGTGGCAGGGGCTACTATTCTCAGCTTAGGTTGCCAGAATGCGCAGCCTGCTATCTTGAGAGAAAAACTGGATAAAGTCAATCCAGATCTTAAAAAGCCAGTTATTATATTGGAGCAGCAGCAAGAAGGAACTGAAAACATCCTTCTGACCAATGCCATCCAACAAACCTTCTTGGCACTTACTGATGCTGACCAACTAGAGCGACAGCCTGCACCATTGAGCAAGCTCACCGTTGGCCTGGAATGTGGTGGATCAGATGGTTTTTCGGGTATTTCTGCCAATCCATCCGTAGGACATGCTTCTGATTTGGTAGTGGCACTTGGTGGCAAAACCATTCTTTCCGAATTTCCTGAGCTGTGTGGTGTAGAGCAAGAACTGATCAACCGATGTACAACAGATGAATCAGCAGATAAATTCGTGTCCCTTATGCGTGCTTACGCTGCTTCAGCAGAAGCCGTAGGTTCTGGTTTTGATATGAATCCGAGTCCAGGAAATATTAAGGACGGCCTGATCACAGATGCGATGAAATCAGCAGGAGCTGCCAAAAAAGGCGGAACCTCCCCTATCGTGGATGTATTGGATTATGCAGAATATGCCAAAAAGCCAGGCTTAAACTTACTGTGTACCCCAGGCAATGATGTGGAGAGTACCACTGCCATGGCCGGATCAGGTGCCAATGTTATCCTCTTCACCACTGGACTGGGAACACCTACCGGTAACCCTGTTACGCCTGTGCTGAAAGTCTCCTCCAATCATATTTTGGCGAAAAAAATGGACGATATCATCGATATCAATACTGGAGGTGTCATCTCTGGAGATAAGACCATCGATCAGATGGGTGAAGAGATCCTTGAACACATCATCGAAGTGGCCAGCGGCACTAAGAAAGCCAAAGCACAGTTACTCAATCAGGATGACTTTATCCCGTGGAAAAGAGGAGTGTCATTGTGA
- a CDS encoding 3-keto-disaccharide hydrolase — translation MFKKLSFPLAIILSGIVCFSCEQKKENTTTEDGWTSLFDGESLEGWKALGGEAEFIIEDDAIVGISKVNTPNTFLSTEKVYSDYILELDLKIEDETSNSGVMTRGQYNTEKSRVFGYQVEADPKERAWSGGIYDEARRGWLYPLSLNPEARKAFKLGEYNHYRIEAIGNEIKTWVNGQPVAYVMDDMDSQGFIGLQVHSIGSNPDHAGRKTYFKNIKIQTENLQPKAFEKGHYVVSTVDNKLTEYEKEDGWKLLFNGTSTEGWKSANGDEFPSKGWTISDGVLTIAESDGSESQSYGDIVTKDMFSAFDLSFQFKLSEGANSGVKYFVTLDEKTSGSAIGLEYQILDDEKHPDAKKGKDGNRTLSSLYDLITADKQSRFTKKIGEWNQGRVVVYPNNHVEHYLNGSKVLEYERGSEEYRNLVAGSKYAKWEGFGEAEEGHILLQDHGNLVSFKSIKLKEL, via the coding sequence ATGTTTAAGAAATTATCTTTCCCGCTTGCTATTATTTTAAGCGGAATAGTTTGTTTTTCCTGCGAACAGAAAAAGGAAAACACGACCACCGAAGATGGATGGACCTCACTTTTTGATGGTGAATCACTAGAAGGGTGGAAAGCACTAGGCGGCGAGGCTGAATTTATTATTGAAGACGACGCAATTGTCGGTATTTCTAAAGTGAATACTCCCAATACCTTTCTTTCTACAGAAAAGGTTTACAGCGATTACATATTGGAGCTGGACCTAAAGATAGAAGATGAGACAAGTAACTCCGGTGTCATGACACGAGGTCAGTATAATACTGAAAAAAGCCGTGTCTTCGGCTACCAAGTGGAAGCGGATCCCAAAGAGAGGGCTTGGTCAGGTGGTATTTATGACGAAGCCAGACGTGGTTGGTTATATCCGTTAAGCTTAAATCCCGAAGCAAGAAAAGCTTTCAAACTGGGCGAGTACAATCATTACCGTATAGAGGCCATTGGCAACGAAATCAAAACATGGGTAAATGGCCAGCCGGTAGCCTATGTGATGGATGATATGGACAGCCAAGGATTCATTGGCCTGCAGGTTCACAGCATCGGAAGCAATCCTGACCATGCCGGAAGAAAGACCTATTTCAAAAACATTAAGATCCAAACAGAAAACCTTCAGCCAAAGGCTTTTGAAAAAGGACATTATGTGGTAAGTACTGTGGACAATAAACTTACTGAATATGAAAAAGAGGATGGCTGGAAGTTACTTTTCAATGGTACCAGTACCGAAGGCTGGAAGTCTGCCAATGGCGATGAATTTCCCTCAAAGGGTTGGACCATCAGTGATGGCGTCCTGACCATTGCGGAATCTGACGGCAGCGAGTCCCAATCTTATGGAGACATTGTGACAAAAGACATGTTCAGCGCTTTCGACTTATCTTTTCAGTTTAAATTATCTGAAGGAGCCAATAGCGGAGTGAAATACTTTGTAACCTTGGATGAAAAAACTTCCGGCTCGGCAATCGGCCTGGAGTATCAAATCCTCGATGATGAAAAGCATCCTGATGCCAAAAAAGGAAAAGATGGTAATAGGACCCTTTCTTCCCTATATGACCTGATCACTGCAGATAAGCAGTCCAGATTTACCAAAAAAATCGGTGAATGGAACCAAGGACGCGTCGTCGTGTATCCAAACAATCATGTGGAGCATTACTTGAATGGCAGCAAAGTTCTTGAATACGAAAGAGGCTCAGAGGAATATCGTAACCTGGTAGCTGGCAGTAAATATGCCAAATGGGAAGGTTTTGGTGAGGCCGAGGAAGGACATATCCTTCTCCAGGATCATGGAAATCTCGTAAGCTTTAAAAGCATCAAATTAAAAGAATTATAA
- a CDS encoding bifunctional 4-hydroxy-2-oxoglutarate aldolase/2-dehydro-3-deoxy-phosphogluconate aldolase, protein MKFSNSEIIETMEKTGMIPVFNHSDLEVAKNVLDASYNGGVRVFEFTNRGENALEVFRELKAYSSRHKGLILGIGTIFTPKEVEDFIEAGADFIVSPALIPNVAVTSTRNDTLWIPGCGTVTEIFNAREMGAQVIKAFPGNVLGPSFISAVKAVLPSLKIMPTGGVEPTEENLSQWFKAGVTCVGMGSQLFKKDWIKQKKFDALEKQISDALDTIQVIRNTP, encoded by the coding sequence ATGAAGTTTAGCAATAGTGAGATCATTGAAACAATGGAAAAAACAGGGATGATCCCCGTTTTCAACCACAGTGATCTGGAAGTAGCCAAGAATGTATTGGACGCCTCTTACAATGGCGGCGTACGTGTTTTTGAATTTACAAACAGAGGCGAAAATGCCCTGGAGGTTTTTCGGGAGCTAAAAGCCTATTCCAGTAGACACAAGGGCCTTATCCTCGGTATTGGGACCATTTTCACCCCAAAAGAGGTAGAAGACTTTATCGAGGCCGGTGCTGATTTTATTGTTTCACCGGCCCTTATACCTAATGTGGCTGTGACTTCTACAAGAAACGATACCCTCTGGATTCCAGGCTGTGGCACAGTTACGGAAATTTTTAACGCACGCGAGATGGGTGCTCAAGTCATCAAAGCATTTCCTGGCAATGTGCTTGGCCCATCGTTTATTTCTGCAGTAAAAGCCGTGCTTCCTTCCCTTAAAATCATGCCTACAGGAGGGGTAGAGCCTACTGAAGAAAACCTAAGCCAATGGTTCAAGGCGGGAGTTACCTGCGTGGGTATGGGGTCTCAGCTGTTTAAAAAAGATTGGATCAAACAAAAGAAGTTTGATGCACTCGAAAAACAAATTTCGGATGCATTGGATACTATTCAAGTTATTAGAAATACTCCATAA